Proteins from one Phocoena phocoena chromosome 7, mPhoPho1.1, whole genome shotgun sequence genomic window:
- the KCNJ13 gene encoding inward rectifier potassium channel 13 isoform X1 has product MDGSNCKVIAPLLTQRYRRMVTKDGHSTLQMDGAQRGLAYLRDAWGILMDMRWRWMMLVFSASFVIHWLVFAVLWYVLAEMNGDLELDHDAPPENHTICVKYITSFTAAFSFSLETQLTIGYGTMFPSGDCPSAIALLAIQMLLGLMLEAFITGAFVAKIARPKNRAFSIRFTDLAVVAHIDGKPNLIFQVANTRPSPLTSVRVSAVLYQERENGELYQTSVDFHLDGISSEECPFFIFPLTYYHSIIPSSPLATLLQHENPPHFELVVFLSAMQEGTGEICQRRTSYLPSEIMLHHCFASLLTRGSKGEYQIKMENFDKTIPELPTPLVSKSPNRTDLDIHINGQSIDNFQISETGLTE; this is encoded by the exons ATGGATGGCAGTAATTGCAAAGTTATTGCTCCTCTCCTAACTCAGAGATACCGGAGGATGGTCACCAAGGATGGCCATAGCACACTTCAAATGGATGGCGCTCAAAGAGGTCTTGCATATCTTCGAGATGCTTGGGGAATCCTAATGGACATGCGCTGGCGCTGGATGATGTTggttttttctgcttcttttgttaTCCACTGGCTTGTCTTTGCAGTGCTCTGGTATGTTCTAGCTGAGATGAATGGTGATCTGGAACTAGATCATGATGCCCCACCTGAAAACCACACTATCTGTGTCAAGTACATCACCAGTTTCACAGCTGCATTCTCCTTCTCCCTGGAGACACAACTCACAATTGGTTACGGTACCATGTTCCCCAGTGGTGACTGTCCTAGTGCAATCGCCCTACTTGCCATACAAATGCTCCTAGGCCTCATGCTAGAGGCCTTCATCACAG GTGCCTTTGTGGCGAAGATCGCCCGGCCAAAAAATCGAGCTTTCTCAATTCGCTTTACTGACTTAGCAGTAGTAGCTCACATAGATGGTAAACCTAATCTTATTTTCCAAGTGGCCAACACTCGACCTAGCCCTCTAACCAGTGTTCGGGTCTCAGCTGTACTCTATCAGGAAAGAGAAAACGGCGAACTCTACCAGACCAGTGTGGACTTCCACCTTGATGGCATCAGTTCTGAGGAATGTCCATTCTTTATCTTTCCACTAACCTACTATCACTCCATTATACCATCGAGTCCCCTGGCTACTCTGCTCCAGCATGAAAATCCTCCCCACTTTGAATTAGTTGTGTTCCTTTCAGCAATGCAGGAAGGCACTGGAGAAATATGCCAAAGAAGGACATCCTACCTACCCTCTGAGATCATGTTACATCACTGTTTTGCATCTCTGCTGACCCGAGGTTCCAAAGGTGAATATCAAATCAAGATGGAGAATTTTGATAAGACTATTCCTGAACTTCCAACACCTCTGGTCTCCAAGAGCCCAAACAGGACTGACCTGGACATCCACATCAATGGACAAAGCATTGACAATTTTCAGATCTCTGAAACAGGACTGACAGAGTAA
- the KCNJ13 gene encoding inward rectifier potassium channel 13 isoform X2, whose product MDGSNCKVIAPLLTQRYRRMVTKDGHSTLQMDGAQRGLAYLRDAWGILMDMRWRWMMLVFSASFVIHWLVFAVLWCLCGEDRPAKKSSFLNSLY is encoded by the exons ATGGATGGCAGTAATTGCAAAGTTATTGCTCCTCTCCTAACTCAGAGATACCGGAGGATGGTCACCAAGGATGGCCATAGCACACTTCAAATGGATGGCGCTCAAAGAGGTCTTGCATATCTTCGAGATGCTTGGGGAATCCTAATGGACATGCGCTGGCGCTGGATGATGTTggttttttctgcttcttttgttaTCCACTGGCTTGTCTTTGCAGTGCTCTG GTGCCTTTGTGGCGAAGATCGCCCGGCCAAAAAATCGAGCTTTCTCAATTCGCTTTACTGA